TCATGTCGCCTTTAAGTACATTCCAAAACTGTGGAAATTCGTCTAGGCTCGTCTTTCGCAAAACACGGCCAACTCGGGTGATGCGGGGATCGTTTTCGTTCTTAAAGATAAGCCCCTGGGCCTGATTTGATACTGTTCTCTTAAGGGCATCAGCATTTTGCACCATGGAGCGAAATTTCCAGATGGTGAAAGGCTTACCCTTGAGACCGTAGCGAGTTTGGGCATAGAAAATAGGGCCAGGGCTATCTAACCTAATGGCCAGGGCAACTGGCAGCGCTACCAAAATCAGTATGGCCAATCCTACCAGAGCGCCCAAAATATCTATAGAGCGCTTGATTAGGCATCGGGCCGACGGATGAGCAATAGATATAGAAATCTCTGGAGGAGCACTTCCAGAGCTATCTGTCTGAAGGGATAACATGGTAGACCCTGTTGACGGAACGCGTGTGCTGAGATGCTTGAAAAATTTATACCAATTTATCCGTAGATACGCTTAAAAAACAAGTGAGTTTGTGCTTTTTTTTACGTAAATACTGCTTTAACCGAAATTGTACTGGAGCTAAGCGGTAATCTGTGTGACCTTTGTAACAGAGTGATTACCGTATAAGTACATATGGGTTCATGTGCACACTATCAGCCTAGGAAGGGCAAATCTGGCTGTAGAGAACACCCTTCGCAAAATCTTACTAGAGCGACAATAGACATAAATTTTGTGTAAAGCTTTTGACTCAGTGCTAGCTACCGCAGTCTGTGCAGGCTAAAAAACACGCTTTAGAGCGTGAGTCTGAAGAGATCAGATACTAAGATAAAGCCTACAGCCAGCTTGGGCACACCCGGAAAGGATTTGATTGCATGGTCGCGGCAGACACTATAGCCGAGGTTTGGTTGTCTCGTTTGCGGGAGGACTTTCCCAATCAGCCCCAGTCGGTTTGCCAAAGCGTTGTCAGCTGGCTGTTAGGAGAATCGCCAGAGCGATTAGCTACCCTGGCTGATGCTGATCTCAAGATCGCTCGTCAGGCGATTGAGTATCGTTACCGCATTCTGCAGCAGCGCTATTGGGATGTGAGTCCAGAGCAAGGCTATCAGCGGCTGATCAAGCGGCTCAGCAGTCTGTTCTTAATTCGCAACAAGATTAAAACCTGGATCTCGCTCAGCCGCGATCGCCGCCGCACCGTCGTCGATGTGATCCAGGAAGTGATTCAGGAGATGATGCGCAGCGATCGCCACCTCGCCCAGCAGCTCAAGTGGATCTCAACCTGCACCCAAAACTCACGCCTGCGCAACCTGCTGATGTTGGCCAGCATTGAGGAATACTGCCTGCGCCCCATTCGCAACCAGCCCCTCATCATCTATCGCTTCGTCAACTATCTGCGCCGCAGTCAAAAGGGCGGCATGACCCAGGTGCCCACTGGAGAACTAATTCGCCTGGTTTCTGACGAAATTGCTCCCAACGATAGTGAAGACTCGCTCAGCCTGCTCGATGTAGAAGCCTGGAACCAGTACCAGGACGAGCAAACCGAGTTGGAGCAGCAGAGTATGCGCCAGCAGGTCAAAAACTCCTTTGTTAATTACCTCAGCCGCAACCTAGATGACACGGCGGCTCGATGGCTCGAGCTGCACCTCAATGGTCTTTCCCAAGAGCAGATTGCCCAGGCGCTCGGTATGCCTGTGCAGCAAGTCTATCGGCTGCGCGAAAAGATTAGCTACCACGCGATTCGAATTTTTGCCCTGCGAGAGCAGCCTGCTATGGTGCTCGGCTGGCTCAAAACCTCGCTGCAGGAGCATAACTTTGGTCTCACCCCGGCTGAATGGGATGGCTTCTGGC
The DNA window shown above is from Leptolyngbya subtilissima AS-A7 and carries:
- a CDS encoding sugar transferase, whose translation is MLSLQTDSSGSAPPEISISIAHPSARCLIKRSIDILGALVGLAILILVALPVALAIRLDSPGPIFYAQTRYGLKGKPFTIWKFRSMVQNADALKRTVSNQAQGLIFKNENDPRITRVGRVLRKTSLDEFPQFWNVLKGDMSLVGTRPPTGDEVSRYSPHHWRRLDVKPGITGQWQISGRSAIKDFEEIVHLDLQYQAIWSPWYDLQVILKTVTVLLDRKGAF
- a CDS encoding HetZ-related protein 2, giving the protein MVAADTIAEVWLSRLREDFPNQPQSVCQSVVSWLLGESPERLATLADADLKIARQAIEYRYRILQQRYWDVSPEQGYQRLIKRLSSLFLIRNKIKTWISLSRDRRRTVVDVIQEVIQEMMRSDRHLAQQLKWISTCTQNSRLRNLLMLASIEEYCLRPIRNQPLIIYRFVNYLRRSQKGGMTQVPTGELIRLVSDEIAPNDSEDSLSLLDVEAWNQYQDEQTELEQQSMRQQVKNSFVNYLSRNLDDTAARWLELHLNGLSQEQIAQALGMPVQQVYRLREKISYHAIRIFALREQPAMVLGWLKTSLQEHNFGLTPAEWDGFWQDLSPEEQAILTAYKAEYPPDELARRLGLKSRQIQAQWVQLYLRAQELRTQTEG